From one Gemmatimonadales bacterium genomic stretch:
- the rpsF gene encoding 30S ribosomal protein S6, producing MTRQYEVVYIFDSALEEAAINERLARFHSLIQQSGAEAPQVNHWGKRTLAYPVKKHETGYYVVAKFDAEATALPEFERAIKLDDGVLRFLVVVNEGAQPVPVTAGKSDEEDDE from the coding sequence ATGACCCGTCAGTACGAGGTGGTCTATATCTTCGACAGTGCGCTCGAAGAGGCCGCCATCAACGAGCGCCTCGCGCGCTTCCACTCCCTCATCCAGCAGTCGGGCGCCGAAGCTCCCCAGGTCAACCACTGGGGCAAGCGGACTCTGGCCTATCCGGTCAAGAAGCATGAGACCGGCTACTACGTCGTCGCCAAGTTCGACGCCGAGGCGACGGCGCTCCCCGAGTTCGAGCGGGCCATCAAGCTCGACGATGGAGTGCTTCGCTTTCTCGTCGTGGTGAACGAAGGCGCCCAGCCGGTCCCGGTGACGGCCGGCAAGAGCGACGAGGAGGACGACGAATGA
- the rpsR gene encoding 30S ribosomal protein S18 yields the protein MRRPQKTCAICESGVRVVDFKDERTLSRFLTERGKILPSRLSGTCARHQRQLSTAIKRARQLALLPYIKGFGG from the coding sequence ATGAGGCGGCCCCAGAAGACCTGCGCCATCTGTGAGTCGGGCGTCAGGGTCGTCGATTTCAAGGACGAGCGTACCCTGTCCCGGTTCCTGACCGAACGGGGGAAGATCCTGCCCAGTCGGCTCTCGGGCACCTGTGCGCGGCATCAGCGGCAGCTCAGCACCGCCATCAAGCGGGCCCGCCAGCTCGCCCTCCTGCCCTACATCAAAGGTTTCGGCGGCTGA
- a CDS encoding DUF2232 domain-containing protein, giving the protein MFALCPLAGLLLLSRPSTVREWGWLLGTAAWSAVWLQQVGGLGAQVVRAAAVFLCGTFLALTLWRPSGGFSRALLATAGAGLTLVAWMAWLGIRWAAVQQAIEQDLSTYQAAARAQWTAAGAPKELLTDLAAMPHTIAQLTPGLLAIAGIAGLRLAWSWYHRLASRPWGAASAPFPAFRFSDQMVWGWVVALALCLLPVAPPWPLVGANLLLVWSVLYATRGLAVLLGVAGRIPRAVAGMLVLIAMFLLPFVLGGLTLLGLADTWLDFRRRFSTPTTGGLDR; this is encoded by the coding sequence GTGTTCGCCCTGTGCCCCCTGGCCGGGCTGCTGCTCCTCTCCCGCCCCAGCACGGTCCGGGAGTGGGGCTGGCTGCTCGGCACCGCCGCGTGGTCGGCCGTCTGGCTGCAGCAGGTCGGAGGACTCGGCGCCCAGGTCGTCCGCGCGGCGGCGGTCTTTCTCTGCGGCACCTTCCTCGCCCTCACCCTCTGGCGCCCATCGGGCGGCTTTTCCCGGGCGCTGCTTGCCACCGCCGGTGCCGGCCTTACCCTGGTGGCGTGGATGGCGTGGCTGGGGATCAGGTGGGCGGCCGTGCAGCAGGCCATCGAGCAGGACCTCTCCACCTACCAGGCCGCCGCGCGCGCCCAGTGGACTGCGGCGGGCGCGCCCAAAGAGCTGCTCACCGACCTGGCCGCGATGCCCCACACCATCGCACAGCTGACCCCGGGGCTCCTCGCCATCGCGGGAATCGCCGGGCTCAGGCTCGCCTGGAGCTGGTATCATCGGCTGGCCAGCCGGCCCTGGGGCGCGGCGAGTGCCCCGTTTCCGGCGTTCCGCTTCAGCGACCAGATGGTCTGGGGATGGGTCGTCGCGCTGGCGCTCTGCCTGCTGCCCGTGGCCCCACCCTGGCCGCTGGTCGGGGCCAACCTGCTCCTGGTCTGGTCCGTACTGTACGCCACCCGGGGGCTCGCCGTCCTCCTTGGCGTCGCGGGCCGGATTCCCCGGGCCGTGGCCGGCATGCTGGTGCTGATCGCGATGTTTCTGTTGCCGTTCGTGCTGGGCGGGCTCACGCTGCTCGGGCTCGCCGATACTTGGCTAGATTTCAGGCGCCGATTCTCGACGCCGACCACCGGAGGGCTCGACCGATGA
- the rplI gene encoding 50S ribosomal protein L9, producing MMEVILRDDVKSLGKAGEMVRVKPGYARNYLLPQGLAYEATEGNKKRIAAETRARTSRQEAERTEAERAAATLGQVALTLAGKAGEEGKLFGSITTQDLAEALARQGHPIDKRRIELEHPIKTLGHHTVTVRLHPEVHAEVHVSVVAE from the coding sequence ATGATGGAAGTGATTCTGCGCGATGACGTGAAGTCGCTTGGCAAGGCCGGCGAGATGGTCCGGGTGAAGCCCGGATACGCCCGCAATTACCTGCTCCCCCAAGGGCTGGCCTACGAAGCCACCGAAGGCAACAAGAAGCGGATCGCGGCGGAGACCAGGGCGCGCACCTCTCGGCAGGAGGCCGAACGGACCGAGGCCGAGCGTGCGGCGGCGACCCTGGGACAGGTGGCCCTTACCCTGGCCGGCAAGGCCGGGGAGGAAGGCAAGCTGTTCGGCTCGATCACGACGCAGGATCTGGCCGAGGCGCTGGCCCGGCAGGGCCACCCGATCGACAAGCGACGCATCGAGCTCGAGCACCCGATCAAGACGCTGGGGCATCATACCGTGACGGTGCGACTGCACCCGGAGGTGCACGCCGAAGTGCACGTGTCGGTCGTCGCGGAGTGA
- a CDS encoding DegV family protein has protein sequence MSLGITSVDGPRLSRALFAAADWVAAGREEINRINVFPVPDGDTGTNFSLTLRTVADALRALGDATLPETAAGMARAAVLGARGNSGMMLAHFLLGFADALGDRPLASAVELAGALRQGADRLQLSVDDPREGTILTVARDAAGAAERAAAESADIARLMRAMLEEAEAALARTPEQMPTLKEAGVVDAGGKGFVRMLEGVVRVIDGEPVPAAASSNERGESTVVVPAARAAVAADRDYRFCTEVLVRGDRLPPANTVRAAMHEFGGSVVVAVMADILKIHVHTDTPEAVFSCAGRWGRIETSKADDMRAQHRRLAHPDRRAVAVVTDSSADLPDGVLDRYGISLIPLQVVFGEETFRDRVELAPEEFYRRLRRSAELPTTSQPTPADFVRVLRDAREEADEVVAVFLSASLSGTFGSAQAAVRDAGLSGVHLVDSRSASLGLGMLALRAAELADGGWTGADIRRELERVRGRSGMLLTVDRFDNLLRSGRVSRGKAWLGGMLDLKPILTLDPVGQVVAMDRIRGREQLVSRTLELLRQRLTPRPEVVRFGVAHAEAPEAAERVRAELVAEYRPRDCFVTLATGVLGAHVGAGAWAVFYQVEDGTPRQLEPAGAGGQLATREHGAR, from the coding sequence ATGAGCCTGGGCATCACCTCGGTCGACGGCCCGCGCCTGAGCCGCGCGTTGTTCGCAGCGGCGGACTGGGTCGCGGCCGGCCGGGAGGAGATCAACCGGATCAACGTCTTCCCGGTCCCAGACGGAGATACCGGTACCAACTTCAGTCTGACGCTTCGTACCGTCGCCGACGCCCTCCGGGCGCTCGGCGACGCGACGCTTCCGGAAACCGCGGCCGGCATGGCCCGCGCGGCGGTTCTCGGTGCCCGGGGCAACTCCGGGATGATGCTCGCCCACTTTCTGCTCGGGTTCGCTGATGCGCTGGGCGACCGGCCGCTGGCATCGGCGGTCGAGCTTGCCGGTGCCCTCCGCCAGGGGGCCGACCGGCTCCAGCTGTCGGTCGACGATCCGCGTGAGGGGACGATCCTCACCGTGGCTCGCGATGCCGCGGGCGCCGCCGAGCGGGCCGCCGCGGAGTCGGCGGACATCGCCCGCCTCATGCGCGCCATGCTCGAGGAGGCCGAAGCCGCACTCGCCCGCACCCCGGAGCAGATGCCGACCCTCAAGGAGGCCGGCGTGGTGGATGCCGGAGGGAAAGGTTTCGTCCGGATGCTGGAAGGAGTGGTACGCGTCATCGATGGCGAGCCGGTGCCGGCGGCGGCCAGCTCCAACGAACGGGGGGAGTCGACGGTAGTAGTCCCGGCGGCTCGAGCGGCGGTAGCCGCGGACCGGGATTACCGGTTCTGCACCGAGGTGCTGGTACGGGGTGACCGGCTCCCGCCGGCCAACACGGTGCGCGCCGCGATGCACGAGTTCGGCGGGTCGGTCGTCGTCGCGGTGATGGCCGACATCCTCAAGATCCATGTGCACACTGATACCCCCGAGGCCGTCTTTAGCTGTGCGGGACGGTGGGGCCGGATCGAGACCAGCAAGGCCGATGACATGCGGGCGCAGCATCGCCGGCTGGCGCATCCCGACCGGCGTGCGGTGGCCGTCGTGACCGACAGCTCGGCGGACCTGCCGGATGGGGTGCTGGACCGTTACGGGATCTCCCTGATCCCGCTCCAGGTCGTCTTTGGCGAGGAAACGTTCCGGGATCGGGTGGAGCTCGCGCCCGAGGAGTTCTATCGCCGGCTCCGCCGGTCGGCCGAGCTTCCGACCACGTCGCAGCCCACGCCGGCCGACTTCGTCCGGGTGCTGCGCGATGCGCGGGAGGAGGCGGACGAAGTCGTCGCCGTATTTCTGTCGGCGAGTCTCTCCGGGACATTCGGCTCGGCCCAGGCCGCTGTCCGCGATGCAGGACTCTCGGGTGTCCATCTGGTGGACAGTCGGTCCGCATCCCTGGGGCTGGGCATGCTGGCGCTCCGAGCGGCGGAGCTGGCGGACGGGGGTTGGACCGGGGCGGATATTCGCCGGGAGCTCGAGCGGGTGCGGGGGCGGTCGGGCATGCTGCTCACCGTCGATCGCTTCGATAATCTTCTCCGATCGGGGCGGGTCTCACGCGGCAAGGCGTGGCTCGGGGGCATGCTGGACCTGAAGCCGATCCTCACGCTGGACCCCGTGGGGCAGGTCGTGGCAATGGATCGGATCCGCGGCCGGGAGCAGCTCGTGTCGAGGACGTTGGAGCTGCTCCGACAGCGGCTTACGCCGCGGCCGGAGGTCGTGCGCTTCGGGGTGGCGCACGCGGAGGCCCCGGAAGCGGCCGAGCGGGTGCGTGCCGAGCTCGTGGCGGAGTACCGGCCTCGGGACTGCTTCGTCACCCTGGCCACCGGTGTGCTGGGGGCCCACGTGGGCGCCGGGGCGTGGGCGGTCTTCTATCAGGTCGAGGACGGCACTCCCCGGCAACTCGAGCCGGCCGGCGCCGGAGGTCAGCTGGCTACGCGGGAGCACGGCGCCCGGTGA
- the rsfS gene encoding ribosome silencing factor has translation MTPRPPEALRLAMDAIQDLKGNQIVVLDLRGLTEATDYFVIASGTSDAHVRGIAESVIEKLGRRGHRTHHVEGLNGGRWVLLDFVDFVVHLFHPETRSFYQLERLWDDAPELLISST, from the coding sequence GTGACGCCCCGGCCCCCCGAGGCGTTGCGGCTGGCCATGGACGCCATTCAGGATCTGAAGGGCAATCAAATCGTGGTCCTCGATTTGCGCGGGCTGACTGAGGCCACGGACTATTTCGTCATCGCATCGGGTACATCCGACGCGCACGTGCGGGGCATTGCGGAATCGGTCATCGAGAAGCTCGGCCGTCGGGGCCACCGCACGCATCACGTCGAAGGCCTGAACGGCGGCCGATGGGTGCTGCTGGACTTCGTGGATTTCGTGGTTCACCTGTTCCACCCCGAGACCCGCTCGTTCTACCAGCTCGAGCGGCTCTGGGACGACGCACCGGAGCTCCTGATCAGCTCCACCTAG
- a CDS encoding BamA/TamA family outer membrane protein, translating into MFRRTAPALLLLLLGVPGVLPAQYFGRNKVQYTRFDFKVIQTEHFDVYYYDRERTAAMDAARMAERSYGRLSKVLNHEFRERKPIILYASHSDFQQTNALGEAPGEGTGGVTDFERNRAVMPFTGSYAEFEHVLQHEMTHQFQYDIWSHGRAGAGLSNLIAIAPPLWFAEGMAEYLSLGPINAETAMWLRDASLEGKLPTIEQMTEDPYTYFPYRFGHALWSYIGERWGDEAVGAIMKATLAGGIEPAFKRTIGLNLEQLSDQWRDAVQKRYLPEIGARAKAKAIADELLTEKRSDGTLHLAPALSPDGSAVAYFSEKNFYFVDLYLADGTTGKVKRRILKSGISSNYETYRFINSQANWSADGKYLAFAAKRGPRDVIVIVDVARNKEVKRIDVKLSGVTTPSWSPDGNQLVFTGYDGGLSDLFVVDRDGRNLRRLTTDKFADLHPVWSPDGSTIAFATDRGPRTDFKTLDIGNLRIAFYDLATGTIKVLEHMDQGKNVSPQWAPDGHSLAFVSDRNGVSNVFLYELGDQQVYQLTDFYTGVQGITPLSPVLSWARQADRLAFVYYEAGKYDVYSLANPRSLKRSPYQPAAVDSTGMLARVTNPPIDTTRSLQVREDVRAQVGEGGSIYRTQRGFRSAADLARSGDTVQLDQPVSISALMDSANYSLPDTSEFTLKDYRVHFTPDYIARPSIGYARDNFGRGFFGGSAISLSDILGNHQLVFAGYVNGRISEAQVLAAYANLSKRVNWAVGASQDPYYFLEPSTVLTGSPTAGENTFVTNIRRLVLRSVFGQAYYPISRFQRIEAGMRFSNVDDAILHINEPYDPSTSFATRDAFLETENLPGVNYFQPSTALVFDNSLFGYVGPFYGRRYRLEFAQTLGDWRFSQVTADYRRYDRIVGPIVLATRALYFGRIGRDAREFRIFAGSTDLIRGNTSGSYRRNECLNADDPNSETGCAELDRLVGTQVGVGSVELRFPILNPSFGLPAAFPPIEGALFYDIGLAWDEQSTLKWNREAGDDPIRVRTPLQTLGASVRVNLFGFAIARLDYSIPQQRKGVKGLWTFSLGPTF; encoded by the coding sequence ATGTTTCGACGCACCGCACCGGCATTGCTGCTCCTGCTCCTCGGGGTGCCGGGAGTCCTGCCCGCCCAGTATTTCGGGCGCAACAAGGTCCAGTACACGAGGTTCGACTTCAAGGTCATCCAGACCGAGCATTTCGATGTGTACTACTACGACCGGGAGCGGACCGCCGCCATGGATGCCGCGCGGATGGCGGAGCGCTCCTACGGCCGGCTCTCCAAGGTGCTGAATCACGAGTTCCGGGAGCGGAAACCGATCATTCTGTACGCCTCCCATTCCGACTTCCAGCAGACCAACGCGCTGGGTGAGGCTCCGGGCGAAGGCACCGGCGGCGTGACCGACTTCGAGCGCAACCGCGCGGTGATGCCGTTTACCGGCTCCTACGCCGAGTTCGAGCACGTGCTCCAGCACGAGATGACCCACCAGTTCCAGTACGACATCTGGTCCCATGGGCGGGCCGGCGCGGGCCTCTCCAACCTGATCGCGATCGCGCCGCCGCTGTGGTTCGCCGAGGGCATGGCGGAATACCTCTCGCTCGGCCCCATCAACGCCGAAACGGCGATGTGGCTGCGCGACGCCTCGCTCGAAGGAAAGCTCCCCACCATCGAGCAGATGACCGAGGACCCGTACACCTACTTCCCCTATCGTTTCGGCCACGCGCTGTGGTCCTACATCGGCGAGCGCTGGGGAGACGAGGCGGTCGGCGCCATCATGAAGGCGACCCTCGCCGGCGGCATCGAGCCCGCCTTCAAGCGCACCATCGGGCTCAATCTGGAGCAGTTGTCGGATCAATGGCGGGACGCCGTGCAGAAGCGCTACCTCCCGGAGATCGGTGCCCGGGCCAAGGCGAAGGCCATCGCGGACGAGCTGCTCACCGAGAAGCGGTCGGACGGCACCCTGCACCTCGCGCCGGCCCTCTCGCCCGATGGCTCGGCGGTGGCCTACTTCAGCGAGAAGAACTTCTACTTCGTGGATCTGTATCTGGCCGACGGCACCACCGGCAAGGTGAAGCGCCGGATTCTCAAGTCGGGCATCAGCAGCAACTACGAGACCTACCGCTTCATCAACTCGCAGGCCAACTGGTCGGCGGACGGGAAGTATCTCGCCTTTGCCGCCAAGCGGGGACCGCGAGACGTCATCGTGATCGTCGACGTGGCGCGCAACAAAGAGGTGAAGCGCATCGACGTCAAGCTGAGCGGCGTCACCACGCCCTCCTGGAGTCCCGACGGAAACCAGCTGGTCTTCACCGGCTACGACGGTGGCCTGAGTGATCTCTTCGTCGTCGACCGCGATGGTCGCAATCTCCGCCGGCTGACCACCGACAAGTTCGCCGACCTGCACCCGGTCTGGTCGCCCGACGGCAGCACCATCGCCTTTGCCACCGACCGGGGCCCCCGGACCGACTTCAAGACGCTGGACATCGGCAACCTGCGCATCGCCTTCTACGACCTGGCCACCGGCACCATAAAGGTGCTGGAGCATATGGACCAGGGTAAGAACGTGAGCCCGCAATGGGCGCCCGACGGTCACTCGCTCGCGTTCGTCTCCGACCGGAACGGGGTGAGCAACGTCTTTCTCTATGAGCTGGGCGACCAGCAGGTCTATCAGCTCACCGATTTCTACACCGGCGTCCAGGGAATCACGCCGCTCTCACCCGTGCTCTCCTGGGCCCGCCAGGCCGACCGGCTCGCCTTCGTGTACTACGAGGCCGGGAAGTACGATGTCTACTCGCTGGCGAACCCGCGGTCGCTGAAGCGCTCCCCCTACCAGCCGGCAGCGGTGGACAGCACCGGGATGCTGGCCCGGGTGACCAACCCACCGATCGACACCACCCGGTCGCTCCAGGTGCGTGAGGACGTGCGCGCGCAGGTGGGTGAAGGCGGCTCGATCTACCGGACCCAGCGGGGATTCCGCTCCGCCGCTGACCTGGCCCGCTCGGGAGACACCGTCCAGCTCGACCAGCCGGTCTCGATCTCGGCGCTGATGGACTCGGCCAACTACAGCCTGCCCGATACCAGCGAATTCACTCTGAAAGACTACCGGGTGCACTTCACGCCCGACTACATCGCGCGGCCCTCGATCGGATATGCCCGCGACAACTTCGGCCGCGGATTTTTCGGCGGGTCCGCCATCTCGCTGAGTGATATTCTGGGCAACCACCAGCTGGTGTTCGCGGGCTACGTCAACGGGCGGATCAGCGAGGCCCAGGTACTGGCGGCCTATGCCAACCTGAGCAAACGGGTCAACTGGGCGGTGGGCGCCTCGCAAGATCCCTACTATTTCCTCGAGCCCAGCACGGTGCTTACCGGCAGCCCCACGGCGGGGGAGAACACCTTCGTCACCAACATCCGCCGGCTGGTGCTGCGCTCGGTGTTTGGCCAGGCGTACTATCCTATCAGCCGGTTCCAGCGGATCGAGGCGGGGATGCGCTTCTCCAACGTGGACGACGCCATCCTCCACATCAATGAGCCCTACGATCCATCGACCAGCTTCGCCACCCGGGACGCTTTCCTGGAGACGGAGAACCTCCCGGGCGTCAACTACTTCCAGCCTTCCACCGCGCTGGTGTTCGACAACTCGCTGTTCGGTTACGTCGGACCGTTCTACGGCCGGCGCTACCGCCTGGAGTTCGCCCAGACCCTGGGCGACTGGCGCTTCTCCCAGGTGACCGCCGATTACCGGAGGTACGACCGCATCGTCGGACCGATCGTGCTAGCGACCCGGGCGCTCTACTTCGGGCGGATCGGGCGGGACGCGCGCGAGTTCCGCATTTTCGCGGGCAGCACCGACCTCATTCGAGGCAATACCTCGGGGTCCTACCGGAGGAACGAGTGTCTCAACGCCGATGATCCCAACTCCGAAACCGGGTGTGCCGAGCTCGACCGGCTGGTCGGGACCCAGGTCGGGGTCGGCAGCGTGGAGCTGCGCTTCCCCATCCTCAACCCCTCGTTCGGACTGCCGGCGGCGTTCCCGCCCATCGAAGGCGCGCTGTTCTACGACATCGGCCTCGCCTGGGACGAACAGAGCACGCTCAAGTGGAACCGGGAGGCCGGTGACGACCCGATTCGGGTGCGGACTCCGCTGCAGACGCTGGGCGCATCCGTCCGGGTGAACCTGTTCGGCTTCGCCATCGCGCGGTTGGACTATTCGATTCCGCAACAGCGAAAGGGCGTCAAGGGACTTTGGACCTTCAGTCTCGGGCCGACCTTCTGA
- a CDS encoding SPOR domain-containing protein, with protein MLLGAACERETKLSLGKVPAVTQGPAPSSALRMPPGGGVPRLYRLPTLSPSSWAIEDKLPAIERPIGADAEQGLVYVLDGKRNVVALDLETRRVRTSLDQIRYAAVGPDGALYTVDTGSTVTQLVRRAPVRFRSKLQGTPAELYATMSGAVLARLTGPAPVLEALGSDQAPTSTTLPSGPLATSLYGDLVAVAADTAVVLYAPLGKTRPLSLPVSGHARAAVFSPSGHRVYVAQQDHQLLVFDRFSGARIQTIDLPGGARGLRGDQYGQWLMVRPDSGDSAWVIDIGRARRTGTVATKWAADLPAVASPNTLLAREGKDVIGRDLGKTGFPETGRVADGADDFWLVIGWRPAQDVETVSASDSAAVAAAADSQAAPSVYLQVSSSQNPSWANELSDKLRAAGLPASVLPPKRSDEAYRVVLGPYASRDQAEETGRKIGMPSFVVTAQDEAAQ; from the coding sequence GTGCTCCTCGGGGCGGCGTGCGAGCGCGAGACGAAGCTGTCCCTGGGGAAAGTCCCCGCCGTCACCCAGGGCCCCGCTCCGTCCTCCGCGTTGCGCATGCCCCCCGGTGGTGGCGTCCCTCGACTGTACCGGCTGCCCACCCTGAGCCCATCCTCCTGGGCCATCGAAGACAAGCTCCCCGCGATCGAGCGGCCGATCGGGGCCGACGCCGAGCAGGGGCTGGTGTACGTCCTGGACGGCAAGCGCAACGTGGTGGCACTCGACCTGGAGACCCGGCGGGTACGGACCTCGCTGGATCAGATCCGCTATGCCGCGGTCGGGCCGGATGGTGCCTTGTACACCGTCGATACGGGGAGCACGGTCACCCAACTGGTACGGCGAGCGCCGGTCCGCTTCCGCTCCAAGCTGCAGGGCACCCCCGCCGAGCTCTATGCTACCATGAGCGGAGCCGTGCTGGCGCGGCTGACCGGCCCAGCGCCGGTGCTGGAGGCGTTGGGCTCCGACCAGGCGCCGACCTCCACCACACTCCCCTCGGGCCCGCTGGCCACGAGCCTCTACGGCGACCTGGTGGCGGTAGCCGCCGATACCGCGGTGGTCCTCTACGCGCCGCTGGGCAAGACGCGCCCGCTCTCGCTCCCGGTGTCGGGGCACGCGCGGGCGGCCGTGTTCTCGCCGTCGGGGCATCGGGTCTACGTCGCGCAGCAGGACCACCAGCTGCTGGTCTTCGACCGCTTCAGCGGCGCGCGGATCCAGACCATCGACCTGCCCGGCGGCGCCCGCGGGCTGCGGGGCGACCAGTACGGCCAATGGCTCATGGTCCGCCCCGACAGCGGTGATTCGGCGTGGGTCATCGACATCGGGCGCGCACGCCGCACCGGCACGGTGGCCACCAAGTGGGCCGCCGACCTGCCGGCGGTCGCGTCACCCAACACTCTGCTGGCGCGCGAGGGGAAGGACGTGATCGGGCGCGACCTGGGCAAGACCGGATTTCCCGAGACCGGTCGGGTGGCGGATGGGGCGGACGATTTCTGGCTGGTCATCGGATGGCGGCCCGCCCAGGACGTGGAGACCGTCAGCGCCTCGGATTCGGCGGCCGTGGCGGCGGCGGCCGATTCGCAAGCGGCGCCGTCGGTGTATCTCCAGGTGAGCAGCTCACAGAACCCGTCCTGGGCCAACGAGCTGTCGGACAAGCTGCGGGCTGCGGGCCTGCCCGCGTCGGTGCTCCCGCCCAAGCGGAGCGACGAGGCGTACCGGGTGGTGCTCGGCCCGTATGCCTCGCGCGATCAGGCGGAGGAGACCGGCCGGAAGATCGGCATGCCGTCGTTTGTCGTCACGGCGCAGGACGAAGCGGCGCAGTAG